The following is a genomic window from Calypte anna isolate BGI_N300 chromosome 7, bCalAnn1_v1.p, whole genome shotgun sequence.
TTATTGGAAAAGTACAGAGAAGGTCCTGGCTTTTGCAAAATGGGATGCTGAACACAGGTATCCCCCATGGCCTTTGTGCTCTGCATTCACTGGTACCGATGAACTTGGCCaccagcaggcagcagtgttTTGCAGTCAGATGGAGAATTAAATCAGGAAATGTAATTTGAGACCAGctaatcctttttcttttccttgtccCTTTGGCttctcatgtttttcttcatttgttcaCTGCAAGGCTCTACCCCAGTGGGCAATTTTGTTACTTAAAGCAGCACTTTAGCAGTCTTGCTGACTTTATGCACAGCTAAGTAGTAAACACTGGCTCTTGTGCCTACAGAGATTTAATGTGATGCATTTACTTCCCCAATTCTTGTTGACTTTTATTAGAAAACCTGCCAATAAAATATGGAGTGCTCAGTGGAAACCAGGAAACGTGCAAAGCCATGGAGCTCACCTTCCTGACCCAGTGTGGCATGGTGTGAGCGCTGGGGGAGCGGTGGTGGGTGTTGATGACGATGACCGTGATGACGATCGAGGCGCTGACAAACACCATTGTAAACAACATGTATTTGCCTATCAAAGGCACTGCACTGGAGGTGGAGGGAATCAGCTCCACGATGACCAGCAGGAACACAGTCAAAGACAGCAGGACAGAGATGCTGAGAGTCATTTTCTCACCTGcggtgcaaaaaaaccccagtcaacccaaaccaaaaccaaccaaacaaacaaaaacaaactaagAAACTGTTTGTCAGTGAAGAAAGTATAAATTTAAGAGGATAGGGTGTGGATGATGGCTGTTCACACAAGTACATGTGTGTGCATCCAGACTGCTATCATCTCCTCCAGCATCCAAAGCAGTGACAGGGCTGGCCAAACCTGGGAGCATCAGCTCTGGCACTAGGGTGGGAATCAGCAGGTACTACTGGGGTGAGGTACAGGCAGTGGACATGGAAATCTTAGTTGCCAGGAGCACCTCATGGGCCGTGGGTTTTGAATGATGAAGTGTGTGCACCTGATTAATGTTTACTCCACAACCTCCTGGGGCTTTGCTTGTCTTACTCTCCAGCAGGCTCATGCTGGGCTGGGAAGACAGTCAAAAAGCACACCTGACACTAGAGGTCTGTTGCTATTTGATATCTTCCAATACGTAGGATGTCAAAACTGAACCACAAAACATGAttcacacatcttttttttctatccagGTCAAATGTCTATAAAGctttccaacaaaaaaaaacgCATCAAGTAATTTCACTAAGCTCCTTCCTAATGCTTTCTTTATAAGCAGTAGGAAAAGTTGCAGTAAGCTGGAGTAAGTCATTATAGGGAGCAAaagctgctgggcagggacaaAGCAGGCCAGAAGAGGCCAGGGTTACTCTGTGTTCCACATCAGGTAATGCATGTGGATGGGTAACaagctccctgctcccctgcagcacagaaggGCCTCCTTCACCCTGTGAGCTCACTTACCATGGGATGTCCTAACACGTTAACTCAAAGAtggcaaaatacaaaaaataaactagCCAAATCTGTGTGCTGCAGGAGATTACTTGATAGTTCATCAgtgatttcagtgaaaaatcaGACCAATTTATTTACATCAATAATTCTAGCTTTCAGCGCTTACCCTGTGTTTGCAGAATGTTTAGAGCCACCACCTCAAGCTGAAGTGTCCAGTCCTAGTAAGCACTGCCCTTCAGGGTGGCTGCTTCTTTCATGCACTCCAAATCTCTGAGGAACTTGTTAGAATAGAAATTTCTATGGCAGCAGAATTAATAAATTCACATACCTGAATCCGTGGGTagataaaaaacaaagccagttaaaaaggagaagagcaggcagggaatGATGACGTTCACAATGAAGTAGAGGGGCAGGCGCTGCATGAGGAAGTGGTAGGTGATGTCCAGGTAGGGGGTGTCGGGGCAGCAGGCATAATACACCCAGTGCTTCCAGCCACGGTAATCCTTCATCACCCACTCCCCACTCTCCATGAAGTTACTCATATCTGGACGGTCACTCTCCTGatagcaaaaaatatttgtaaattcttaatattaaatattctgaACAAATCAAAACTGGGTTGTCACTCAGGGCTTCCAATAACTTGCACACTTGATGCATTTTTGTGAGCAAACCACTATCGTCTAAGTTATTTTGCCTTAAAATATTGTCCTTTACCCAGCATTCGACTAAGTGTTTCACAGAAACAGTCACGGATAGTTGACTAAAAAGACAGActgattaaatatttacagGTAGGAGACATAACTGAGGAGACAGGAAAAGAGTCCTTTGAAATGGAAGTAATGAGCAGAGAAAAGTCACACTTCCCCCtccaaaaattaagaaaattaggAATGGTGTGAAGGTGTAGGGGGATAGACAGGTAGGAGACTATTAGGGTAGGGGACTTAATCTTACGCAGAAAACTAAAAGTCAAATGGCACTTTTTGTACTAGATCTATAAACTGGGGTGccattctggggtttttttccaatttttttccttttccttttttttttttttccccccccttctttttaCAGGTAGTACCTGTTTATTTTTTCGTCATAACAAGGTTATATTCCATTCTAAATCTGAGATTTCTCTAAAAGCATACCCAGATATTTACTCCTTTTCTCAATTACAAGCTGCTTGCTTACCGGGTTAATAACAACCACTGTACCATCATACGTCCAAGTTCCCAACTTCatgctgcagttctgctggTCAAACGGGAAATGTGTGACTATAATTTcacagtaacttttaaaaatagctggtGGTGTCCAGGTGATCCGGCCCGTGTGCTCCAGAAGGACTTTGGTGTATTTAACGATGGCAAAATCACCGTCCGCGCTGCAAAAGTCAAAGGACATTAATTAACCATATGGGCAGAATAATTAACacagctcccccagtgccatcATGCTCCCCCTTACTTGTTGTACAGAACAAGGTCTGGCCGCCAGATATCATCTGAGGGGATGCGGATTTTTTTGACGCCACCGTAGTCATCTGGATTCCACCTGAGGTTCACGTCTGTCCATTGCTAAGGAGGAAGGATTTCAGCCAGTGAGAGCCTCTTTCAGCACTTCTGGAGAAACACACAGCTCCCTTGTTTTGGGACATACTAGTGGGATCCTCAACCTTTTTATATTAACTCAAATTTTGGTTTAAGaagcttgtttttaaaaaaggaaaaaaaggaaataatataaAAGATAAGTATACCAGAAGTCTACTGTTTGAAATACAATgcaaaatagtttttttaagGATCCTAATGTCGAGTGCATTTTGTTCTTGAGACccctgaaaaaagaaatgctttgttaTCTGGCCCATTCATCCAAGTTGCCTCTGAGAGTATAACAGAGTCAGCTATTCCTGGCTGTGCCCGGCACATttatttaaactggaagaaagaCATGGTTGAGTTACCTGTTTCAGGCGCACATTGGTTGTTACAATCTGATTTACttcatcctaaaaaaaaaaaaaaaaaaaaaaaaaaaaaaagatccagtAGCAGCAAACATCGagattaaaggaagaaaattgtttCATCAGAAAAGTGACACTGCCACTTTCATACTTTACCACACTAATAAGTTGAAtgagctgcagccccacagTGACAACGACAGCATCCCGATGGTCCTCCACTGGGCGCACCACTTTGTTGTAATCCTTGAACAAGTCCTCCACAAGGCGACTTTCATCTTCATAGCACAGGACCAGCCCAGCTGCAAAACAGCAGGAGTGGCATTAGGGAGATGGGACAGGGGACAGGCTAAAGCACGACCAGCCTGGGGTGTGCTTGAAGGAAATACAGTCAGCAGCAAGCAGCCCACTGTGGGACTCCCCATTTCATGTGTGTGTTACGTGCACTGCAAATACAGTCAGCAGGGACAACCACCTATCTGGTCTGCAGGAGAACTTGGGAGTAAGGCAACAACAACCGCTGATGAACAAGACCAAATAGCCACCATGACTGTAGACATCAGACTGAGGATTAGGAATCTTCTGCAGGCTctcccagctctcagctctgcttaTATGCAACACTTGGAGTGCGGAGAGTACCCTTAATAAGAGATTTCTGAAGTGGTCTTCTCCACCTTCAATTCCAGGGTCTTGCCTGTAGCTGTAGCATTAAAGGACAGGGCCAACCACATCAGTCACTGAGCTGAGAGCACCTTCCAGGCTCCTTGCAACAAGTCTAGACAGAGCAGGAGCTCACACAGGCTGTGTTcgtggggagagaaaaggaaaccaCTCACAATGAAGTCTCACATTTCCCTCTCCTTTGGGATTGTCTCAGCTTGGCCTTGGAGAGCTCTGCCCACCCCTTGCCCAGAGTGACTCAGCAGTGTAAGAAAAGCATCAGGAGTGAAAATGGCAGCAGTGGCCTTGTTCAGCACAGCTTTAGCCGTGGGTGTGCCTGGCATTGCACTCCCAAAGGCTGAGAGCTCATAGAAGAACTTTCTACCTCACTGCAAAACAGATGAATCCCGTTCATTTGGGTGGTCTGCTGCAGAACAAGCAGGGGCATCACCAACCCAGACTGGGCTGCTTCACTGTTACAGAGTAAAGCAAAGGGATGGAGTGCTTGAGGTTTTTTGCTATGTGACCCCTCTtaaaggcagggagagggaacAGAACAGCTGAGCCTAAACCACAAGCACTCTGGGCAGATCCCATCCTTGCTTTACCCCCCTCTCAGTTCGAATCCTGGGTCATTGAAGCCAACAAGAATTTCGCTGCTGACTCCAAACTAAGCCAGGATTTCCCCTTGTTTCCTAGCTGACTTTTCATAAGCTCCTTTTATATAGTTGATCTGAGGTGCTTAGGATTCTGTCTTGGCCTTATCCTACCATGAGATAGTATTAAGCTGCTTGGATGCTGTTGAGAAAAGCTGCAGACAAGCACTGCTTGCTTCCCTGGACAggaggctgggctggagtgaGCAGGAACCATCTTTCAATTTTTAAGTTATAATCACACCATCATATCTAAGTCAAAATCTTTGCTTTAGCAAAATCCCACAAATTATTGCCTTCTGGTGTAGCTTAGTAGGAATTTAGTATACTGCTTGAATACAGTGGAGAGTTTTTAGGAAcacaaaatacttcttttaagGGACAGTTTAAGAAGAATTATCCTGGTACAACACATGCAGCTACAAGCCAATTCTGTTTCCTTGCCAGTAGGCTCACAACTTAATGAAATTTCTGGTAATGAATTTTTAGATTTCAAGCCATGTTTACTAGATCCTTTCACACATTTTGGGATACATGTAAAACTAAAGTAAACAGAATCATAGCAAAAGGATAACAGAGagaaatacaaacacaaaaccttataatttcaaaatacttgGTTTCTGAAATTACAGTTATATCTGAGCTATTAGCAGTGCACTCCAAGGCTGTCATTTAAATGATCTGATGTGTTCACAAACCCTTATCAGTGGGACAGGCTGCTCCCAGAACACACATTTGCTCATACCATGGTACCCAACACCCTGGTCCTGCATGCTCAGCAAGGAGCTGGCCCCCATTCAAGGCAATGTCTAAAACACCTTTACCTGCAGAGATGAGGAGGAGTATGAGGTGGACCTTCATCATCCCTGCTTCCTCTTGCTGCAGTCACACAGATGGAGAAACACACAAAGCGCCTTTGAGGTCTCTTCAGAagggggctgtgctgcctgctgccagggTGCTGGGAAATATAAGCACTGAGGTATTCATTTACAGCACCTGTTTTTTTGGGAATGACAGCTGAGGGCCACTGCACTGCCGGGCTGGAAATGGGAGTACAATGTGTTTCACCAGTCAAATATTCTATGCGGTTTACAGAAGGTCATTTTTCCAAAGTGGCAATGTGATCTGAGActtaataaacaaataaacataaataaagaATTATCTGGACAGTAactgaaaatttcagaaaaatgctgaGAGGTCTCTGAGCTGGAGACCCAGAGCTTTGTGACCAGAGAAACTTACCAGATTTgagattttgtttctctgaggGAAAACAGATTgcagtaatttatttctgaagcacCTTCACCAGAGTACAGACTGTGTGCTAGGATGAGGCTGCTCCCTTTGCAGCCATCACTGATGGATGAGAAATCTTTGAGCAAATATATTCAAGTGAGAAAGTGAGATCCATCTCATCGAATCTACTGGGATTTTCACAAGATTCTTGGTAGAGCCTCCCCCTTGAAAGCTGTTCACTAACTTAAGTAACCTGCAGTAAGAGGAAAACCCCTCCCATGGATATCTGAAGACTTACTGAACTGTGAAAGGCAAGTAGCAGGAGCATTACTGGTTTCTATAGCTGGGAAGATCCAGTGGATTCCTGAAGGGCATGCTTGTGCTTGCTCATTATTGTCATAAATCACctggaaaagaggggaaaagtgaGGTGTTTGGTAATAGGACTCAGTTATTCAGGCTAGAAAAGCAAATGACCAACTGTGTAGAATGTTAAttgtataaaaaataatatttatatggtGAGCATCTTTGAGTTCACCAGTATCACTCAAAGCCAAAAGCCTGAGACACAGATAGTTCTGTGATCAGCAGTGTGAGAAAAGCAAGTCTGTCAGTTTCTAGGAAAGCAAATTAAGCAAACAGTAAAGATACCAATAAATCCATGGTGTCCTGAGTGCTCTTTGCAGTTCTGGTCCTCTGGTTTCAAAAGGAGACCTGGTAAAGTCCTGGAAGAATGTGACCATGTGACATACATGGTACAAACTGGCCTCTGTACTTGGGACAGATAGATATTCTGAAGAGTCTGGAAGAGAAGCCAGAAAGAGCTTTGGTAGGGTTTGTGAAATCCCAAATGGCTGGAGAAGGCAAGATCTGGATTCACTCACTGTCTCAgtgcaaaaaaagcagaggggCATAAGGGAAACGTAGTCACGCATCCCTGTCTCCAGAATTTGTCACATAAGTCCCAGAGTCACCACCTCACAGAAGGCCAGGTTAGTGTTTCTGGGGAAATACTGCCTAATGCTTCAGCTGTCCTTGCACTTTTCTCCAGGCACTTGCTGTTTGGAGACAGGATACTGCATTAGGTGACCTAACACAATAATTCTTACACACTGCCTCCAAATTCCTTTTCCAGAAAACATTCTCCACAAAAACCTTTCTTAGCTTTGGTCTCTGGGTGACACCCTTTGTGCTGTCTGTCTGCTGTGTTTGGCATTTCATGACAgatttttgttgtctttgtttatttttttttaatgttttttttaattactcctCCTCACTCTCTCCCCTCCAATAACTCAACATCCAGCTTTCTGCCATGTATGTTTATCCTCCAGTAAAAACTCTCCATCTACATAACTCTGGCCTTGTTCCTGGGCTGTGCCTTTGCCAGAGCTCCCATTGTAGCAGATATCTTATTTCAAACAAGCGTCTGGCTGCTTCCAACCTTTATCCCAGGCCAGGCAGCTGCCATGCCCCGTGGAGATACAATTGCATGGAAGCACTGCAGGAATGCTGACGATTGCCCTCCGGATCCTCCCAGGGTCTCTCAGAGCATTCCTGCCCacccccaggcagggctggcaggtcCACTCCAAAACAGATGGAAGAAAGCATTGCCATGGTCTCTGGCAAATATATAGCACTTGGGTAACCAAATTTCTGTCccttattaaagaaaaaaaaaaaaaaaaaggtctagCTGATTGGAATGGGCAGGATGCATAATCTGTAAGCAGccccaggaaggctgcagcctATGTTTGGGTTATTTCTTcttgcagcccccagcccaagATCCAGCTGCTCCCCCTGGCTGGGAGTCAGAGCTCCCGCTggaagaggcaggagcaggTATTTGGAGAAGGCCTTTGGAGAGAGACAGCCTGGCTGCAAGGAACATTTGCTGGCAGAGACACAAGACtatttccctcccccccaaaatcaAGGCAACCCATGCTCCTGTGGGTTAAATATGTACAGAGAAGTGAATACTGCTTATTGTTAACAGAGGAATGTCACCAGTcaggacagagaggaaaaagcaaaggggGGAGACAAGCTACAGTGAGTGCCTGAATTTGATCCACTGTTATGaaggctgctgctttgttttgttttgttttaaccttCAGAGCATCAGGacattctttgaaaaatgttttactcCCACAcagcaaaatctttttcagaTCTATCTCAACTCCAAGCTTTCTGGCTCGGTTTTTGAGCTCTCCCCCTCAAGACCCCAGACAAACCCACTTCCTATCATACTATTCTAGCAGACAAGGTCTCCTCCATATCAGTGGGAAAGAAGCAGAACTCACTGATAGCTGAATTTAGGACACTGCTTCTTTCATTCACGTACCAGAAATGATTGCTGGGAGGGCTTCTGCCCACTCCAGCCTGAAGGAAGCCTGCCATGAACAAATACAACATCAGGCAGGTATTTTTGATCAGGTGATGTCATGTAGCCATGGTACATGTGAGCAGAATACCTACTGAGTTTGACAGAATGAAGAACACAAGATTTTCACTGAAATCTTTCTCACAGAATTGTGTACATAAATGCAAAGATCAGcaagagcaggagaggaggttCAGAGCCTGGAGGGGGAAGCAGaagtgaaattaataaaaagaatagATAAAAGGTAGATATTACATCAGGAAAATTAGGGGCACAATCTAAAAAATAATACCAGTGTTAATTTCATCTTTAGCTTACAAATGCAGTATTTGCATCTTAATGCATTTTGGTATCAGAAAAATGGCACTGCTGGTGCCAGTAGATTATGGCAGCACTGGATAAGAGAAGGCAGATGGTTAGACAAGTAATCTGTGAGTTTGCCTTGTGTTTGTTACCAGATTGCCCCTAATTATGGACTGCACGGCATACATTGCCCCCTGGAAGCCATCTCGCAGGAGTCTGTCGGATCGGCTCTATTGCCACCAGATGGCAACCGATGGCTGCAAAAGATGCAGAGGGCACACGACGAAGGACCGCAAACAGCCCCTTGCAAGAGCAAAACTGGGAGTTACTACTTCCAAGAAAAAATACGTGCAAGGAATTGCGACACTCTCAAGATGCCAATGGACTCCACTTCCCCTGTTAATTCCAGGGCCCATAAGCACATGCTAGGCATTATTATAACACCAGTATGCTTTGACAGATAGGATTTAAGTCCACAAATCAAGAAATTCAAAGTTGCAGTTTTGTACTGACACACACCTCAGCCATCctgcaaatatattttgtctGCATAGATGTTTGTGGCAATATTTTTTCAGCGTCTCTTTTCTATTAAACAGGccagagaattaaaaataccaaaaactCACTCAAAATTAGTGATCTTAAGCTTTGCAGAACTTTCATATTGTAGCATAAACATGGCACATTTTTATCTAAAAAGGATACTTCTGAAAATTCCTCTGTAGTCTGGAAAGAAAgtgaagagggaggaaaaggttcATGGTCAAATAGAGAAACCACATTTATGAAATACAGAGATCAGTGGCACAAGAGTTAACCTGGTGCAGGTGAGAAGAAGCACTGCTTCCTTTCAGAGGCATCAGCCCTCACAGCCAAGCTACTCAGATAAAAATGACTCTGGCAGCAGACACTTGTGCATCCATCTGGAGCAAGGTGTCTGCAGTAGTGAGAAGGGACACGAGCAGGAACTACAGGTACAGAGGAGAGGAACTGGTAAGAAGGTTGCAGCTCCATGTTGCCTTTCTGTTAAGGAAACTCCAAGAAGCCAGCCCTGGAGTTGAGGAACATTGCTAAATGAAGTAGCAGTAAATTCCAGCTATTATCCCTGGCTGCGTCCAGGACTGAGAACCAGGGATTATCTGTGGGACCTGGGTGAGTCACGCTGAAGACCCAAACAAGACAGCAAAAGAGGTACAAATCCATTAGATAAACATTTGCCTGGCGTGCTCCTACGGGGCACAGCAGCTTGCATGGGCCATGCCAGGCAGCAAGGACAGCAAAGGGACAACTTCACTTGCCTGTCCT
Proteins encoded in this region:
- the CHRNA1 gene encoding acetylcholine receptor subunit alpha, with amino-acid sequence MMKVHLILLLISAAGLVLCYEDESRLVEDLFKDYNKVVRPVEDHRDAVVVTVGLQLIQLISVDEVNQIVTTNVRLKQQWTDVNLRWNPDDYGGVKKIRIPSDDIWRPDLVLYNNADGDFAIVKYTKVLLEHTGRITWTPPAIFKSYCEIIVTHFPFDQQNCSMKLGTWTYDGTVVVINPESDRPDMSNFMESGEWVMKDYRGWKHWVYYACCPDTPYLDITYHFLMQRLPLYFIVNVIIPCLLFSFLTGFVFYLPTDSGEKMTLSISVLLSLTVFLLVIVELIPSTSSAVPLIGKYMLFTMVFVSASIVITVIVINTHHRSPSAHTMPHWVRKIFIDTIPNMMFFSTMKRPSRDKQDKNIFAEDIDISEISGKPDSVPVNFYSPLTRNPDVKNAIEGIKYIAETMKSDQEASNAAEEWKFVAMVVDHLLLGIFMLVCVIGTLAVFAGRLIELNQQG